The sequence TCATGGTGTTCTTTGCCGAGTACCCCGAGTAACCGATTTCGTTTTGCTTGTGAGTACTTGGTGAGGTGCGTTACTCAACCAGCGACTTAGGTCGCAACCGATGGGAAGGGCCACGCGCGGTGCGAATTGGACTCCAGATTCCCGACTTCACCTGGCCCGGCGGCCCGGCGCGCCTCGGCGCCGACCTCGCCGAGATCGCCAGGACGGCCGACGCGGCCGGCTTCGACAAGCTCGCCGTGATGGATCACTTCTTCCAGATCGCGTTCGTCGGCCCGCCGGAGAACGACATGCTCGAGGCCTACACCACGCTGGGCTACCTGGCCGCGATCACCGAGCGGGTCAAGCTGCTCACCCTGGTGACCGGCGCCGTCTACCGGCATCCGGGCGTGCTGGCGAAGACGATCACGACGCTGGACGTGCTGTCCGGGGGCCGGGCCTGGCTCGGCGTCGGCGCTGCCTGGAACGACGAGGAGTCCGTGGCCCTCGGCATCCCGTTCCCACCGGTCGCCGAGCGGTTCGAGCGGCTGGAGGAGACCCTCCAGATCTGCCTGAAGATGTGGTCGGACGACGACAGCCCCTACACCGGCACGCACTTCCAGCTGACCCGGCCGCTGAACTCCCCGCAGAACCTCACCCGCCCGCACCCGCCGATCATGATCGGGGGTGGCGGCGAGAAGAAGACGCTGCGGCTGGTGGCCAAGTACGCCCAGGCCTGCAACCTGTTCGCCGGTCCCGACCTGGCCCACAAGCTGGACGTCCTGCGCGAGCACTGCGAGCGCGAGGGCCGGGACTACGACGAGATCACCAAGACCTCCTACTTCGAGTTCGACCCGGGCGAGGACGGCAAGAACGTCGGTGCGATCCTCGCCGAGCTGGAGCGGCTCGCGTCCCTCGGGATCCAGGAGGTCATCGGCCGGGTCGTCGACGTCTCGAAGATCCGCCCCCTGGAGATCGTCGGCTCCCAGGTGATCCCGCAGGTCGCCGATCTCTAGGGCGTAGCGGCCGGAACGGGCGCTAAGCGCCCGCCGGCCGCTCCGCCGCTTCGGGCGCCAAGCGCCCTCACCAAGCTGGTTCGAGGTGGGCGACGAGAGCGGGGGCGGCGCTGGTCCAGGGTCGGGATCTTGGCCGAGTTTTGGTCAGGTGCTCGTCTGCCTGGTGCCGGTCCGCTCGGTTACGTGGCTGGTTTGGTGGGGGACGTGGCCGGAAGGGACGGTTCCGCGGCGCAGGGGTCCGGCATGCTGGAATCGTGACCTCGGTGCCCGGAGAGACCCAGGAAGCGCGGGACCAGCAGCCGCGGGCGCCGGCGTCGGCGGAGCTGGCCGGCGGGTGGCGGGGCCGGCTGCCGCATCGGGCCTGGCTGGTGGCCGCGGTGACGTTCGTGGCGCTGGTCGGCGCCGCGGGCTTCCGGGCGGTGCCCAGCGTCTTCATCCTTCCGCTGCAGGACGAGTTCGGCTGGTCCCGGGCGACCATCTCGTCGGCCGTGTCGGTCAACCTCGTGCTGTACGGCCTGACCGCTCCGTTCGCCGCCGCGCTGATGGAGCGGTTCGGCATCCGGCGGGTGGTTTCGGTCGCGCTGCTGCTCGTCGCCACCGGCAGCGGGCTGACGGTGTTCATGACGTCCACCTGGCAGCTGATCGCCTGCTGGGGTGTGCTGGTCGGGCTCGGTACCGGCTCGATGGCGCTCGTGTTCGCCGCGACCGTGGCCGGCCGCTGGTTCGAGCGGCGGCGCGGCCTCGTCGTCGGCGTGCTCACGGCGGGTGGCGCGACCGGGCAGCTGATCTTCCTGCCGGGCCTGGCCGCGCTCGTCGACCGGTACGGCTGGCGGACGGCGGCGCTGGTGGTGACGGTGGCCGCCGCCGCCGTCGTGCCGCTCGTGCTGGTCGGCATCCGGGACTATCCCGGCGACGTCGGTCTTCGGCCCTACGGCGCCCGGCCGGAACCGGACGGGGCCCAGCTGGCCGCCGTCCGCCCGCCGGACGGAGCGCGTGAGGCCTCGGCCGCCGCGGCGGCGGGCGCGGCGGTGTCCGGGCTTCTCGGGGTGCTGCGCGACCGGGCGTTCTGGGCACTCGCCGGCGGTTTCTTCATCTGCGGCCTCAGTACCAACGGGCTGGTGGGCACCCACTTCGTCCCGGCCGCGCACGACCACGGGCTGCCCGAGGTCACGGCGGCCAGCCTGCTCGCCGTCGTCGGCGTGTTCGACATCGTCGGGACGGTCGCCTCGGGCTGGCTCACCGACCGCTTCGACAGCCGCCACCTGCTCGTCATGTACTACGCGCTGCGTGGCTGTGGGCTCGCCGGGCTCCCGTTGCTGCTCTCGTCCCGGCTGCACCCGAGCATGATCGCCTTTGTCGTCGTCTACGGGCTGGACTGGGTGGCGACGGTGCCGCCGACGATCTCGCTGTGCCGGTCGGCGTTCGGGGAGCGCGCGCCGGTGGTGTTCGGCTGGGTGTTCGCGTCCCACCAGCTCGGCGCGGCGGTCGCGGCCATCGCGGCCGGCTGGGTGCGCGGCGCGACCGGCACCTACACCGCGGCCTGGTACGGCGCGGCCTTCCTGTGCCTGCTGGCGGCCTTCCTGTCGGCGACCGTCCCCGACTCCCGCTCGACCTCCACCCCTGGCCGCCGGCGCGGGCGCCGGATCGCCGTCGACGCGCCGCTGCCCGCCCCCGGTACCTAGCCGACAGGCCTGGTGGAGCAGTTGCCGGTGTGTGGCGGCGCCCGGTGGGCAGGTAATCCTGGGTTCGCCCCGATCTGGGCCGGTTGCCGGCTTGCGGTGGGGCGCGATCTGTGGGAGATCCAGAGCGGACCGGGCCGGAGTGCTAGCTTGTCGGGCGAGACGGGCGGCGCGACGGTGGGCCGGTCGGTGGGGTGATGCCAGGAGGTTGACCGCGCCACGACGGCGCGTCGCAGCCGGACGGGAGTGCCCATGCGGCTGTTGATCGTGGAGGACGACGACCGGGTCGCCGCGGCCCTGTCGGGCGTGCTGGGCCGCCACGGCTTCGACATCGTGCGAGCCAGGACGGCCGCCCGCGCGCTGGACCTGATGCACACCCGGCCCGACCTGGTGCTGCTCGACCTGGGCCTGCCCGACCGGGACGGCTTCGAGGTGTGCAGCCGGATCCGCAAGGTCTCCAACACTCCGGTGATCATGGTGACGGCGCGTTCCGACCTGTCGGCGCGCATCCATGGCCTCTACCTCGGGGCCGACGACTACATCGTCAAGCCCTACGACCTGCGGGAGCTGATCGCCCGCATCCACGCGGTCGTCCGCCGCTCCCGGCCCGACCCGCTCGCCTCCGCCGACGGCGAGGCCGGTGCGCCGGCCGCTGGCGGAGGCCGGGCCGACGGGCTCGCGGGAGAGAACGCCGGCGACGTCCCCGGCGCCGCGGCGGTCGGCCGGGTGGTCGAGACCCGTGGCCTGCGCATCCACCTGGACGGCCGCGAGGTGACGGCAGGGGACGGGCGGGTCCTCGCGCTGACCCGCAAGGAGTTCGACCTGCTCGCCGAGCTGGCCCGGGCGCCGGGTGTGGTGTTCCGGCGGGAGCAGCTGATCAGCGAGGTGTGGGGCTCGTCGGTCCAGTCGGCCTCGCGCACCCTGGAGGTGCACGTCGCGTCGCTGCGGGCGAAGCTCGGCGATCCGTTCGTCGTCCAGACGGTGCGCGGGGTCGGGTATCGGCTCTCGGCGGCGGGGGCTCCCGCGCCGCCGCCGCTCGGCGGCGACGGTGCCGCGGTGGGCGACGCGGCCGCGGTGCATGACGGCGCGGACGACGACGGCGTGGACGCGAGCGTGACCGAGCTCGCCACCGCGGCGAAACGACGACGGCGAGCCTGAGCGAGCGGTGCGTGCCCGGCTGCTCGTGATCCTCCTGGCGCTGATGGCGACGGCGTTGGTCGTGCTCGGCGTGCCACTCGCGCGCAGCATGGCCGAGGGCCTGCAGCAGGACATGTTCTTCGACCGGCTCGGTGACACGAGCCGGTTCGCCGGTCTGGCCGGCCAGAACCCCGGTCCGGACGGCAACCGGACGCTGACCGACGAGCTGGTGCGCTACGACCAGGTGTACGGCATCACGGCCGTCGTCTACGGCCGCGACTCCTCCGTCCGGGCCGCGTCCCGCCAGACCGTCCCGGCCACCGACCCGCGGGTGCGCCAGCAGCTGAACGCGGCGCTGCGCGGGCGCGGCGGCGAGGATCCCGCGCAGATCTGGCCCTGGCAGGACCGGCCGCTGGTGATCGCCGAGCCGGTGCTGTCCGGCGGCGACGTGATCGGTGCCGCGCTGACCGTCTCACCGACCGGCCGGCTGCGCGGCGAGGAGCTGCGCCGCTGGCTGCTGCTCGGGCTGGGGGAGCTGGCGGCGCTGCTGCTGTGCGTCGCGGTCGCGCTGCGGCTGACCCGCTGGGTGCTGGCCCCGATCAACAGCCTGGACGCGGTGACGCACGCCATCGCCACGGGCCAGCTGTCGACCCGCGTCTCCGAGCGGGTCGGACCGCCGGAGCTGCGCCGGCTGGCGACGGCGTTCAACGAGATGGCCGACCACGTCCAGGAGGTCATCTCCCAGCAGCGGGCGTTCGTCGCGGACGCGTCCCACCAGCTGCGCAACCCGCTGTCCGCGCTGCTGCTGCGGATCGAGAACATCGGCCTGGGCCTGCCGGCCGAATGGCTCGACGAGCTGGAGGAGACCCGGACGGAGGGACGGCGGCTGACCGAGGTGCTGGACGAGCTGCTCGCGCTGGCCCAGGCCGAGCACGCGGCGGCCCGCCCGGCGGCGTTCGACGTGGTCGCGATGACCAGGGAGCGGCTCGCCGCCTGGCGGCTGGTCGCGGCGACCCGGCAGATCGCGCTCGCCCAGGCCGGGCTGTCCGAGGCGATGGGCTACGCCGACCGGACGGCGCTCGGCAGCGCGCTGGACGCCGTCGTCGACAACGCGATCAAGTTCTCGCCGACGGCGTCGACCGTCGAGGTGATCGTCACCCGGGCCGCCGACGCGATCCGGATCGTCCTCCGCGACCAGGGTCCCGGCGTCGCGGAGGACGAGCTGCCCGTCGTCGGTCGCCGGTTCTGGCGAAGTCCCCGCAACGTGAACGTCGGCGGCTCCGGCCTGGGTCTCAGCATCGCCAGCACGCTGCTGGGCGCCTCCGGTGGCGCCCTCTCGGTGGCCCTCGCCGAGCCCACCGGCCTCGCGGTGACACTGAGCGTGCCGCGGCGCCCGGCCGCTGACCTCGCCACGCCGCCCCAGCCGGCCAAGGTGCCGGCCTCCTGAGCCGGCCGCCTCAGCCCGCGCCCTGAGCCGGCCACCTGAGCCGGCCTCCGGGCGGTCGCCGCGGGGAGACTCGTGGGGCCGGGTTCACTGCCGCTCCATGTCCGCGACCGGAGACCGCCATCGGCGCGATGAAGGCTGCCCTACGGCGTGCCGCCCGGCACGCGTCGGGGACATTTGGGGGTCCTTGTGAACCGCCTTCGCATCATCTCGGCCGCGGCCGGGGCGATCGCCCTCACGCTGCTGGGCGCGGGAACCGCCCAGGCCGGCGGGCGTGGCCCAGCTCTGTCGGCCCGTGGCGACAGCTACGGCGTCCAGAGCGGCGGCACGCTCACCGTCCACGGCGGCGCCGGCGTGCTCCGCAACGACAGCGGCAGCCCACTGACGATCGTCGCGAACACCCGGCCGGCGAACGGCACGGTCTCGCTGCGCCGCGACGGCACGTTCGACTACAAGCCGAACGCCGGCTTCACCGGCACGGACACCTTCACCTACACGATCAGCGACGCCGTCCAGGAATGGGACACGACGCTGAAGCCGCTGGCGACGATCGGCGGAGTGACGATCACGGGTGGCGCCTACGGCTCGTCGCTCTACCCCGCGCCAGGCCAGAAGAACGAGTTCTACGGCCTCACCGACCGCGGCCCCAACGTCGACGGGCCGAACGGCACCAAGGTCGAGCCGATCACGACGTTCGACCCGGCGATCGGCCTGTTCAGGTTCGCGGCCGACGGCACGGCGCAGCTGCTGCGCTCCATCCCGCTCAGGGCCGGCGACGGGACCCCGTACAACGGTCAGGTCAACTGCGAGGCCAACACCGGTGAGACCGTCACCGACCTCAACGGCACCGCGCTGCCGTGCAGCGCGACCGGGTACGACTCCGAGGGCCTGGTCGCGCTGCCTGACGGGACGTTCTGGGTCTCCGACGAGTACGGCCCGTACATCACGCATTTCGACCGTAACGGCAAGCAGATCGGCCGGATCTCGCCGTTCGACGGCTCGCTGCCGAGTGAGCTGAAGTTCCGGGTCCCGAACAAGGGCATGGAGGGCCTGACGATCACCCCCGACGGCTCGACGCTCGTGGGCGTCATGCAGTCGGCCCTGCAGACCCCCGACCTGACCGCCAAGCCGGCGAACGTGCCGACCCTGCGCATCGTGACCTACAACCTGCGGACCAGGGCCACCCACGAGTACCTCTACCTGCTCGACGACCCGGCGACCACGGGCAGCGCCGTCAGCGAGATCACCGCGTTGTCGAACAGCACGTTCCTCGTCGACGAGCGAGACGGGAAGGTCGAGCCCGGCGCCTTCAAGAAGCTCTTCAAGATCGACCTGGCCGGCGCCACCGACGTCGGCCCGCACTCGACCGTCGCGGGCGCGACCTATGACGCGGCCAAGGGCGGCCTGCTCGTCGGCACGGCCCAGCGCAGCATCGACGCCACGGTCGGCAAGGCCACCACCGCCGAGGCGGTCACGACGCTCGCCGGCGTCGGCGTCACCCCGGTGGCCAAGGCGCTTGACGTCGACCTCGGCGGCCTGGTCAGCACCCTCGACCCGACCGGCGGCTTCTTCGGCCACGACAAGGTCGAGGGCGTCGCGACCACCGACCACGGCAGAACCGTCGTCGTCAGCAACGACAGCGACTTCGGCATCTCGGGCCTGACGCAGACCGCGACCACGCCGTTCACCCTGCAGGCCAAGATCCTCCCGAACGGCCAGCAGGACGACGGCGGCTTCCTCGCGATCGACACCACCAGGCTGACCGGCACCTACACCAGCACCGCGACGGTCACCATCAAGGTCACGAGCGGCAAGCCGACCAGGTAGGACCCCGCCGGCCCGGGCGAGCTTCCCTCGCCCGGGCCGCGCGGCCGCCGGGCGAGACGGGATCGCGCACCCGGCAAACCTGGACAGCGGGTATGGTCGGGCGGTCATGCGGCGGTTGCGACGCCCGAGCCCGGGCGGCTGGTGGTCGCGCCGCCGTCTGCTCGTCGGCCTGTCGGCGGCCCTCGTGGTGATCGTGGCCATCACCCTCGGGTCCGTGGCCGTGACCCGCAACGGCCAGCAGCGCCAGTACCGTCACGGCACGATCGTCATCCTGACCGGCGCGACCAAGGGCATCTACTACTCCTACGGCGTCGCGCTCGCTGCCGCGATCAACCA is a genomic window of Pseudofrankia inefficax containing:
- a CDS encoding LLM class F420-dependent oxidoreductase is translated as MRIGLQIPDFTWPGGPARLGADLAEIARTADAAGFDKLAVMDHFFQIAFVGPPENDMLEAYTTLGYLAAITERVKLLTLVTGAVYRHPGVLAKTITTLDVLSGGRAWLGVGAAWNDEESVALGIPFPPVAERFERLEETLQICLKMWSDDDSPYTGTHFQLTRPLNSPQNLTRPHPPIMIGGGGEKKTLRLVAKYAQACNLFAGPDLAHKLDVLREHCEREGRDYDEITKTSYFEFDPGEDGKNVGAILAELERLASLGIQEVIGRVVDVSKIRPLEIVGSQVIPQVADL
- a CDS encoding MFS transporter, producing the protein MPGETQEARDQQPRAPASAELAGGWRGRLPHRAWLVAAVTFVALVGAAGFRAVPSVFILPLQDEFGWSRATISSAVSVNLVLYGLTAPFAAALMERFGIRRVVSVALLLVATGSGLTVFMTSTWQLIACWGVLVGLGTGSMALVFAATVAGRWFERRRGLVVGVLTAGGATGQLIFLPGLAALVDRYGWRTAALVVTVAAAAVVPLVLVGIRDYPGDVGLRPYGARPEPDGAQLAAVRPPDGAREASAAAAAGAAVSGLLGVLRDRAFWALAGGFFICGLSTNGLVGTHFVPAAHDHGLPEVTAASLLAVVGVFDIVGTVASGWLTDRFDSRHLLVMYYALRGCGLAGLPLLLSSRLHPSMIAFVVVYGLDWVATVPPTISLCRSAFGERAPVVFGWVFASHQLGAAVAAIAAGWVRGATGTYTAAWYGAAFLCLLAAFLSATVPDSRSTSTPGRRRGRRIAVDAPLPAPGT
- a CDS encoding response regulator transcription factor; the protein is MRLLIVEDDDRVAAALSGVLGRHGFDIVRARTAARALDLMHTRPDLVLLDLGLPDRDGFEVCSRIRKVSNTPVIMVTARSDLSARIHGLYLGADDYIVKPYDLRELIARIHAVVRRSRPDPLASADGEAGAPAAGGGRADGLAGENAGDVPGAAAVGRVVETRGLRIHLDGREVTAGDGRVLALTRKEFDLLAELARAPGVVFRREQLISEVWGSSVQSASRTLEVHVASLRAKLGDPFVVQTVRGVGYRLSAAGAPAPPPLGGDGAAVGDAAAVHDGADDDGVDASVTELATAAKRRRRA
- a CDS encoding sensor histidine kinase — translated: MRARLLVILLALMATALVVLGVPLARSMAEGLQQDMFFDRLGDTSRFAGLAGQNPGPDGNRTLTDELVRYDQVYGITAVVYGRDSSVRAASRQTVPATDPRVRQQLNAALRGRGGEDPAQIWPWQDRPLVIAEPVLSGGDVIGAALTVSPTGRLRGEELRRWLLLGLGELAALLLCVAVALRLTRWVLAPINSLDAVTHAIATGQLSTRVSERVGPPELRRLATAFNEMADHVQEVISQQRAFVADASHQLRNPLSALLLRIENIGLGLPAEWLDELEETRTEGRRLTEVLDELLALAQAEHAAARPAAFDVVAMTRERLAAWRLVAATRQIALAQAGLSEAMGYADRTALGSALDAVVDNAIKFSPTASTVEVIVTRAADAIRIVLRDQGPGVAEDELPVVGRRFWRSPRNVNVGGSGLGLSIASTLLGASGGALSVALAEPTGLAVTLSVPRRPAADLATPPQPAKVPAS
- a CDS encoding esterase-like activity of phytase family protein → MNRLRIISAAAGAIALTLLGAGTAQAGGRGPALSARGDSYGVQSGGTLTVHGGAGVLRNDSGSPLTIVANTRPANGTVSLRRDGTFDYKPNAGFTGTDTFTYTISDAVQEWDTTLKPLATIGGVTITGGAYGSSLYPAPGQKNEFYGLTDRGPNVDGPNGTKVEPITTFDPAIGLFRFAADGTAQLLRSIPLRAGDGTPYNGQVNCEANTGETVTDLNGTALPCSATGYDSEGLVALPDGTFWVSDEYGPYITHFDRNGKQIGRISPFDGSLPSELKFRVPNKGMEGLTITPDGSTLVGVMQSALQTPDLTAKPANVPTLRIVTYNLRTRATHEYLYLLDDPATTGSAVSEITALSNSTFLVDERDGKVEPGAFKKLFKIDLAGATDVGPHSTVAGATYDAAKGGLLVGTAQRSIDATVGKATTAEAVTTLAGVGVTPVAKALDVDLGGLVSTLDPTGGFFGHDKVEGVATTDHGRTVVVSNDSDFGISGLTQTATTPFTLQAKILPNGQQDDGGFLAIDTTRLTGTYTSTATVTIKVTSGKPTR